The Gemmatimonadota bacterium genome includes the window AGTCATTTTACCGATCAGAAAGTACACGTCTGGGTAAACCGCTTTGTCGTACAGTTGCTTCCAGTTGTGCATATACCCGCGGATCTGATCGGTTAAGTCCAATACACGGTTTGAGCTCTCCCTTATTGAAGCGTAATACCTCGGCCGGGCTTCGATTACCTCGACCAACCCCTCCGCGCTTTCGATTCTGGCGTCGATGAAATCCTTAAGACCGATACTGCCCTTTGCGAAGTATTCCGATTCGAAAATGTTGATCTTTTCTTCCGTAGTCTTGCCTTCCGACAGATCGTACGCCAGCCAGAAATGATCGATATCGGTAGTAACCAACCGGACTTCATCGGGATCGCTATTCATCGAGGAGAACCTCCCGGCCTGTTTGTTGTATGTGTTGGTTGCTCAGTGAGAGACACAACCTTCTGATAGTTAAGACGTTTCAGAACCCCGGTTAATCAAATTCATATCTACTGATTCTAAAAATCCGCCTATGGAAGTCCATACACGATCGTAATAGTGACCATTTTTATCGAGTGTTTTGTCTTCGATCTGGTGGTATGTTCTCTTACTTTCCCCACCCACCGAATCATTGACACCGGCCCCATATCCCCTATATTCATTATTAGTAGTACTACATATATAGTCATATATAATCGAAGCATGGTTTGAACCTGGCATCACTCAATTTTCAACCTGAACGGGAGTAATCCATGGCGTTCCTGGAAGCCGGGGTCGCGGCCCCGGAAGTCGCGCTGGAAGACGTGGACGGCAATTCGACATCGCTGGCTGACCAGGCGAACGGCGGCTGGCTGCTGGCGGTCTTCTACAAGGTGGGCTGCGGGACCTGCAAGTTCAGCGCCCCTTATTTCGAGAAGATCCACCAGGCCTACGGCGGCAACGGTGGATTCCGGGTGCTCGGCGTCTCGCAGGACACGCCGGAGGACACGCAGGCGTTCATGTACGAGTACGAAGCGTCCTTCCCGAATGTGTACGACACGACCCACTGGGCTTCATCGGATTTCGGACTGACGAACGTGCCGACGTGGTTTCTCATGGACGAGGGCGGCGGCATACTCGACAGCAACACGGGCTTCTGCCGGACCGACCTGAACGACCTGTCGAAGACCATCGCGGGCCACCTCGACGAGGAGGCCGTGGTCATTTCGCCGGGGGACGACGGCGCGCCCGAAATGAAACCTGGATGAGGCTCGAAACAACCGGTCGGGCCTCGACCGTAACCCGGATAGCAAAGAGCAAGTAAAGTACCTGACATCCATGGCGGCCGCTTCGGCGCGGAACGACGGTTCACGGCGCCGGAGGGTCGCTTTTTGTTCCTGTAGAGCCATGAGCGAAACAACCAACTCCCACGTGCCCAAGCCCCCGTGGCTCAAGGTGCGCCTGAAGCAGGGGCCGAACTTCCAGGAATTGAAGCGGCTGGTGGGGGACAACCGGCTCCACACCATCTGCGAGAGCGCCCAGTGCCCTAACATCTGGGAATGCTGGGAGCAGCGCACCGCAACCTTCATGATCCTGGGCGACATCTGCACGCGCAGCTGCGGGTTCTGCGCGGTGAAGACGGGCCGGCCGGACCAGGGGCTGGATTGGGACGAGCCCGAGCGAGTGGCCGGGGCCGTGGAGAAGCTGGGCCTGCGGTTCGCCGTGATTACCTCGGTAAACCGGGACGAGCGGGCCGACGGCGGCGCGCCGATCTTCGCGAAGACGATCCGGGCCATCCGGCGCCGGTGCCCGGGTGTGGGCGTGGAGGTGCTCATCCCGGACTTCAAGGGCTCGGAATCGGCGCTTCAGACCGTGCTCGATGCCCGTCCCGACCTGCTCAATCACAACCTGGAGACGGTGCCGGACCTGTACCGGACCGTGCGGCCCCAGGCTCGGTACGACCAGTCGCTGGAGCTGCTCGAACGCGCGAAGGCCCGCGGCGCGAAGACCAAGACGGGCATCATGGTGGGGCTCGGCGAGACCGGCGAAGCCGTCCATGCCCTGATGC containing:
- a CDS encoding TlpA family protein disulfide reductase, whose translation is MAFLEAGVAAPEVALEDVDGNSTSLADQANGGWLLAVFYKVGCGTCKFSAPYFEKIHQAYGGNGGFRVLGVSQDTPEDTQAFMYEYEASFPNVYDTTHWASSDFGLTNVPTWFLMDEGGGILDSNTGFCRTDLNDLSKTIAGHLDEEAVVISPGDDGAPEMKPG
- the lipA gene encoding lipoyl synthase, whose translation is MAAASARNDGSRRRRVAFCSCRAMSETTNSHVPKPPWLKVRLKQGPNFQELKRLVGDNRLHTICESAQCPNIWECWEQRTATFMILGDICTRSCGFCAVKTGRPDQGLDWDEPERVAGAVEKLGLRFAVITSVNRDERADGGAPIFAKTIRAIRRRCPGVGVEVLIPDFKGSESALQTVLDARPDLLNHNLETVPDLYRTVRPQARYDQSLELLERAKARGAKTKTGIMVGLGETGEAVHALMRDVAAVNCDILTVGQYLQPTKKHLPVRKHYHPDEFARFKQAGEAYGIPHVESGPLVRSSYHAADQAESVGNGQAGDAASGNGGGQAANENGGLAGGAATDNNGLLTIEPAT